The genome window GAACTCCCAGCTCCGTAAGAATGAAGCCGACTTCTTTTACTTTATGCGAATTGTTTGTGGCGAGGGCGAGTTGTTTCAAAAAACGATCAGCGATTCAATTTGAATTCGTCGAAAGCGTCTTCGATATTCGGGACAACCTTGAAGACCTTATCCAACATCGTGATCTCAAAAAGCTGCAGCAAATCCTCGTCGTTGACCACGATGATGATATCGCCTTCGGCGCTTTTGAATTTCTTTTTGTAAGAAACAATGATGCCTAACGCGGTGGAGCAGATATGATTCACTTCGGTGAGGTCGATGATGATCTTCGGACTCGGATCGAAATTGTGTTCACTCAGATTTCGGTCCAATTCTTCGCTGTCGGATTGAAGAATGGATCCTGCAATTTTAATGATATGAATATCGTCTTGTACGGTTATTTCCATGGCGTCCCGTTACTTCTGTGGCTGTTTGAATTTGGTTTTTCAACAAAAAAACAGGACCGGAACGGGATTTTTGACGTCTTTTTCGAGGATTCCTCAGTTTTCTATGTCGCTTGCACAAAGAATTTTCGCTTTTTCTTCCGAAGCTTCGTTTCGTTCGGGTTTCATTCCGAAAAACGGATCTTTCCAGCTTTCAATGACTTCTTCTTTCGTGCGTTCTTTGGTCGGAATTACGGCGCTCAAAAAATAAAAGAGAAGAATTTTCCCGAATTTGTGATTCGATCCTTGAATCTTTCGGATTGGTTGGAGCATCAAGAATGGGAAAAAAGATCGGATATATTACACTTGGGATTTTATTCTTATTAGTTTTGTCCTATTGGGCAGGTCAAGGCCCGAAGGTTGCGATTCCTAAGGACACGAAACCGGGCGCTGAATTCGTTTTTCCGGGAGAAGAGCAAACGACGGCGGATACGCTAGCACTTTTGATTTCTTCCCTTAAGGAAAAATATCCGCAAGGCAGCGAAGCGAAAAGGGACGCACATCCGTTCGCACACGGCTGCGTGAAAGCGAAGTTTACCGTCGCCTCCTCCGTTCCGGAGGATTTGAAATTTGGAATATTCAATTTTCCTAAAACATATTCCGCGTGGGTGCGTTTTTCGAACGGTTCCATCACGAAAAAACCCGACTTTGAAGGGGATATCCGCGGGATGGGAATCAAACTCACGGGAGTGGACGGTCCGAAACTCGCCTCTGACGAAAAACGGACGCAGGATTTTTTACTCATCAATCATCCGGTTCTTCCGGTCGGAGCGCCGGACGAATATCTCGCATTGTTCAAAGCGGCGTTCGCAAAAAAGCCGATGTCGTATTTTTTCGGAGGAATGCCTTGGAATTGGAAGCTGAGCGCCTTGAAAGAATCGATTTCGATTCGTAGAAAAAAGATTCCCGATGTTTTGGAAATTCGTTATTGGAGTACGACTCCGTATCGTCTGGGAAAGGATTCCGCCGCGGTGAAGTATTCCGCAAGACCTTGCGAAACGAAAGAATTAAAAGTTCCCGAAAATCCTGCGGAGAATTATCTGCGTCAGACGATGGTTTCTCATTTGAAGGAGAAGTCCGCTTGTTTCGAATTTATGATTCAGAAACAAGGAGATCCGATTTCTATGCCCGTCGAAGATCCTGCCGTTCACTGGAATGAAAGCGATTCTCCCTTTGTGCCCGTCGCCAAGATAGAAATTCCGGTTCAAGAATTCGCAACGGACCAACAGGATCGTTTTTGCGAGAATCTTTCCTTCAATCCTTGGCATTCTCTTGAAGAACACAAACCTTTGGGAGGAATCAACCGCGTTAGAAAACTTGCGTACGAATCGATCGCAAAATACAGACACGAGCAAAATGCGGTAAAACACGTGGAGCCTGCGGAATAAAATGAAATATCGAATCAAAACCTCGTTTTCTTTTTTTCAAAAGAACCTTCTTCTTAGAATAAGCGCGGCCGCGTTCGTTTGTTGTTTGTTCGCATTAACAAATCCATTATTCGCACAAACGCAAGGCGGCTATTACGCTTTGGTTTATTCCAAATCGGGAGTGATCGGTTCCATCGAATTCAACGGTATGACGATCGTTCCCGAATCGGGAACGGAAGACGTAAGCGGTCAAATCGATTTGAACGTTTGGATTCTCCCCGGCGTGAATCAAATCAAAGTCAAAGGAATCCGCAAAAGAAAAGAGGACGAGTTTGCGCCCAAGATAAAAGCCGTTCTCTACCTCGCGCAAAAAGGCCAATTCCCGGACGAAGGACAGAGAATCGCCGGTTTCGAATGGGAAGAAGGAGAAGGCAAACCGGCTCTTCCGATCGAACAGGAAGTTACGTTTACTCCCGCGGAAGTTCCTCCCTCCGAACTCTGGAAGATCGCCGAAGAGATTCAACTGACCGACGAGGATAAACAAAAGATCCAAAAGGTCGTCGGAGATCTGTATGAAGGTTTTCAGAAGAAGGATGAGAAAAAACTTTTTGACTTAATGGAATTTCGAACGAAAGAGTTCGCACGTGCGAGATATTATTCTCCGGAAGACGATATCAAGGATTTGAAAAAGGGAATCCGGAGTATCCTCAAAACCATCGGCGGAAAATTGGACAAACTCGAATTGAACGAACTTCAATACCGGTTGATTTCGGATAAGAAGGTCGTCGTCGTTACGTTGAAATCCGGAAAGAGTCCGATCGAAAACAAAAAGAAAGGATTCTCCGTTCCTTTGCATCTTTCCAAAGTTAAAGGAGAATGGATTCTTTCGCGTTAAGCAATGTTTGGCGGTTCGATGCTTCTGTTTCTAAATGTCGGTTTAATATCCCGAATTATAAGTCGAAGAGGAGGTTTTTTCGGTTGAATCTCTTAGATCTTGACATTCGGAAAAGAGTAGATTAGATTTTCTTTATGGACGTGAAAACACCTTTGCAGCAGATTTTCTTTTGGTTTCGGAGTTCTCTTACGGTTCGGATTATCGGAATCGGTATTTTGGCTCTTTTGCTTTTGATTCCTTCGTTTATGGTTTCGAATTTGATCCAAGAACGGGAACAAACGCGAAACGCGGCCGAGGAGGAAGTCACTTCAAAGTGGGGCGGATATCAAGTGATCGGCGGTCCGATTGTTTCCGTTCCTTTTTACGATTCGATCAAAAATGATCGCGGAGAATCGGAACGGATTCTGCGTTATGCGCACTTCCTTCCCGAAGACTTGCAGATTACGGGAACGGTAAAACCGGAAAAAAGATACAGAGGAATTTATATCGTTCCTTTGTATCAGGCCGAGTTGAAGATCAACGGAAGTTTTTCCGCTCTCGATCGACATTCGCTTCCGATTTCCAACCGGGATCTGCTCTGGTCCGACGCGTTTCTTTCTCTCGGCATCAGCGACGTGAAAGGAATCCGTGAAAAGATTTCGATTCAACTCGGGGGCGACACGAAAGAGATGGGACCAGGCACGAGAACGAACGACGTATTCGGTTCAGGGGTAAACGTAAAACATTCCTGGGATCCGAGTCGTTCCAAAACATTCTCCTTAAAACTTTCGTTTAACGGAAGTAAGGAATTGTATTTTCTGCCGATGGCAAAAGAAACGAAGGTGAACATCGATTCTCCTTGGCAAACTCCGTCGTTCGAAGGTGATTTTTTACCCGATTTTCGCGACATCACGAGTTCCGGTTTTAAAGCGAACTGGAAAGTGTTGGAATTGAATCGGAATTATCCTCAGGATTTTATCGGGGACTCGGAATCCGGTCAAGTCAACGGTTATCGTTTCGGAGTTCGCTTCCTTTTACCGGTCGACGAATATCACAAGACGATCCGTTCCTCCAAATACAGCGAACTCTTTCTTCTTTTGACTTTTATCACGTATTTTTTTATCGAAGTGTATAAAAAGGTCAGGCTTCACTTCATCCAATATTTGCTTTTGGGATTTGCGGTATTGTTGTTCTATATTATGCTTTTATCATTGACGGAACACATTCCGTTCAACGTTTCCTACTGGATCGCAAGTTCTTTGATTCTCGCGTTGGTGACTTTATATTCCCGCGCTTTTTTCAAGGGAGAATCTGTCTTTCTTGTGGCGGGAGGAACGGTCTTTGCGTTTTATCTATTCTTCTTCGCCTTGCTTCAGCTTGAAGACTTCGCGTTGCTTGTGGGAACGTTCGGCTTGTTTATCCTTCTCGCGATCGCGATGTATTTTACGCGGAGAATTCAGGAGCTGGAATCGGACAAGGATTCTCAATCGTAGATTTTTAATCCGTCCGATCGGGTTCCTTTTTCGGAAAATGAATTGTAGAATGATTCAGATCGTTCACTCTGACCCACCATGAACGATCTGAATCGGAAACAATTTATCAAATCCTTCTTTTATTTGGTTTTAAGCGGATTTGCTTTGGACCTTCTTTCTAAAGATAAGAAGGAAAAATCGAAAGTATCGGTTGCGAAAGAATATTCCGATTTCAAAAATACGCATCTCGATTCTAATTTTAAAAGCGTATATCTCGATGCTAAGTTGAGAAACGAATTCTTCCTCTTTCTTCAAAACGTCTATCATCTTTATCCCGAATCCGACTTTCACAATCTCATATTCGAACTTTCTCGATCGAAACAAAACGACAGGGAAATTTACGAAGCGATCCTGAAGGAAATTCCTCAGATTAAACCTTTTGCGGGAATCGTCACCTACGCTCTCCCCGCTCTTAAAAAACAAAAGTTAGAAATCTCGAAAGAGGTCGTCGATTTATTGGGTGAAGGAAATAAATTCAACGGTTATCTGGAAATCGGAACTACCGGAAGATACGTTTCCAATCTTAAAAAGAAGATTCAGATCGACGGCGACATATTCGTGTTAAACGATCTCGAACCGAAATACAGTCCGGAAGATTTGGTCGAGCGCGGTCAGATCGCAAAGGCGGGGAAATTCGTTTCTCTCGGAGATTATGATCCGATTCCCGAAGCGGCAATTGCGCCGGAAAGTTTGGATTTGGTCACGAACTTCATCGGCTTTCACCATTCTCCCGCAAAACGGCTCGACGGTTTTATCCAATCGATCGCAAAGATTTTGAAACCCGGAGGAAAACTCGTTCTTCGCGATCACGATGTGAACTCGAAAGAGATGCGTTCCATCGTCGCGCTGGCCCACGATGTGTATAACGCAGGCCTGGAAATTTCTTGGGAAGAAACTTCGCGTCAGATACGGAACTTTACTTCCGTTTCCGAGATCGAACAGCGAGTCGGTGAGTTCGGTTTAAAACCCTTGGGTAAATATATTCTTCAAAAAGGCGATCCCACTAAAAATACTCTGATGGCATTCGTAAAATCCGCATGAAAAAACTCATTCTTCTTCTTTTTGTTTTTGTAAATTCCGTTTTCGCCGATCCGACGATCGTAAACGACGTCACGCAGATCAATCCGATTCCGGTTTCAAGAGTCGCCGCACCGAAAACGTTAGACGAAATACGAGACTTGGTAAAGAATCATAACGGCCCGATTTCGATCGGAGGCGGAAGGTTTTCCATGGGCGGCCAAATCGCTACGGAGAACGCGTTGTTCATCGATACGAGGGAGTTCGATAAAATTCTTTCGTTCGATGCGAAGACAAAGCTGATAACGGTGGAACCCGGAATTACCTGGAGAAAACTTCAGGAATTCATCGATCCTTTCGGTCTTTCCGTTCAGATCAAACAAACGTATTCCAACTTTACGATCGGAGGTTCTCTCAGCGTAAACGCACACGGTAGATATATCGGTTACGGTCCGATGATTCTTTCGGTTCGATCCATCAAAGTCGTGTTAGCCGATGGAAAACTCGTAAACGCGAGTCCTAAGGAAAATCCGGAAATCTTTTTTGCCGCGGTCGGAGGCTACGGCGGGATCGGGGTCATCGCGGAAGTTACGCTTGCGTTGACGGAAAACAAAAAGGTAAAACGATTCGTGAAAAAACTTCCGATCACGGAATACAAAAAATTCTTTTTTGAAACCGTTCGTAATAACGCGAAAGCGCAGTTTCACAACGGAGATATCTATCCTCCCGCCTACGAAAACGTAAACGCGGTCACTTGGGAAGAAACGGAAGAACCCGTGACGGTGGAAGACAAGATCGTTCCCGTAAAGGAAAGTTATTGGCTTGAAAATCTCATCTACTTCTGGTTAACCGAACTTCCTTACGGAAAAGAATTGCGGGAGTCCGTTTTGGATCCGCTTTATTACCGCAAGGATCGAGTCGTCTGGAGAAATTACGAAGCCAGTTACGACGTCCAGGAATTGGAACCTCCGACTCGAAGAATCAGCACGTATGTTTTACAGGAATACTTCGTTCCCGTCGAGAAGTTCGACGAATTTTATCCGTTGATGCGTTCGATCCTGCAAAAGCACAACGCGAACGTGATGAACATTTCGATCCGTCATGCAAAAGCGGATTCTGGTTCTTATTTGGCTTGGGGAAGAACGGAGGTTTTTTCCTTCGTGATTTATTATAAACAACGAGTCTACGAAAGCGCCAAAAAAGAAGTCGGAGTTTGGACGAGGGAATTGATCGATGCGGTAACGAGCGTGGGCGGCGCTTATTATCTTCCTTATCAGCTTCATGCGACGGTTTCGCAGTTTCACAAGGCGTATCCGAATGCCGACCGCTTTTTCGCATTAAAAAGAAAACTGGATCCGAGTTACAAGTTCAGAAACAAACTCTGGGACAAATATTATTTTCATAAGGAAGAAGACAAAAAAATCCGGCTCGAATTGGATTCACTCAAGAATTATTCGCGCAACGAGGACCAGACCTTTTTGACGCTTCCGGAATGGTATATCGTTTTTAGTTCGGACGAATATGCGAATTTTCTAAAACATTCTCCTCCGAGTGCGTTTCCGTATTGGGGAAGTGTCGCCCAGTTTTGGAGGATTTACGGAAGGGTGATCGTAAAAACTTGGAATTCTTACGAATTCAATTGGGGTTATCATCTGATGATCAACGTGATCGGAATCAGTTATTCGGGAGAATTGATCCTGAAGTCCCTGTATGAGAACACGATCGGAAGAATCACGGAACGGATCGCTGGAACTTCGGGGCTCACACCGGACACGAATGTCGAATCGTACATGCAAAAAGTCGCAAGAGAATATACCGATTTCGTTCGACTTCGTCCTTGGTATGAATATCCGTTTTATTCCAAGTTCAAGGAATTTTGGACGATCCGCGACGGAGAGGGGACGAGCGTTATTCGCAGATGGGAACGGAGACTGTTTTTTTCGGCGGAACTTCTTGCTAAAGCGACATACGGAAAATTGATCGCGATGGGAACGGAATCCGTTTACGAACCGGAAACGTTCGAAGTTACCGCTTGGGTCAAGGAAAACGGCCGTAGCGCGATCCGTACAATCCCGAGATACGAGGCTTTTACGCGGACCGTGCCGCAGCTCGTAAAGAAAAACGTTTCCTTCGTGGAAATCGCGGGGAACCAACAAATTCTTTTGACCCTGATCGTTCCCATCGATGCGAATCTACGTGATAAAGAAACGATTCTCTACGAATGGAAGATTTTGACCGAGCCGAATTTAAAGCGAACTGCGGTGATCGTTCCGATTTCAAGACTTCATGAAATTCTAATAAAGACGGAATCCAACGGATATAAGCTCGACCATATTTTCGACTATTGAGTTTTATCGATGCGTTTTAGAAAACATGGGTAACCGCACTTTATGGATCGGTAATCGCGAAGTCTTTGCCCGCGAATCGACGCGCACGCTCCGCAGGTTTTTTGATTCTCTCGCTCTATAGGGATCGCACGGCATATTTACCATATTTTGTATGGGATCGTTTAAATCCGTCTTGCTGATTTTGCTTGAATTGAAATCCTTCGAAACATGAGATATATACTTCAGTTCTTATGTTTTCTTGTTTTCGTTTCCTGCGCAGTTACTTCGCGCCCGTCAACGATGGTAACCAAGGGAAAACCGGTTTCGGTAAATAATTTCGTTCCAACTCCGAAAGGTCCGATCGTATTTCAAAAAATAACCGCCGCCGATTGGGTCGTGGACCGCGGAGGTCTGATCAATCTGAAAGATCCGAAGGCGAAAGCGGCCGGATTAAAATCCGAGGAGGAACCGATCCAGATTTATTTTTACGTTATCGATCATCCTAAGTTCGGCAGATATGTGATCGATACAGGTCTTTCTCAAGTTTTTAGAAAGGATCCGAAAGAATGGCCCGTTTCCTGGATCGTAGCTTCGGTGATGAACACGTCCGCTCTGAAAGTAAAACTTACCGTCGACGAATGGCTCAAGAAAGAATCGAAAAAAGTGGAAGGAATTTTCCTAACGCATTTACACCTCGATCACATCATGGGGACGAGCGATTTCTCCTCCGATGTTCCTATCTACGTTGGGCCGAAGGAGGCCACGGCTAAGAAGTTCATCAATTCTCTGGTGCAAGGGAGCACAGACGGTTTGTTAGGCGAGAAGGTTTCTTTTTCGGAATTGGACTTTGCGGAAGCGGCAAAGTCCAATTCTTCCTATCCCGCGATCGACTTTTTCGGAGATCAATCCCTCATTATCATTCATGTCGAAGGTCATACGAAAGGGAGTCTTGCGTTTCTGGTCCAGAGTTCTTCCGGATCTCATCTTATTCTCGGGGATTCCTGCCATACGAGTTGGGGTTGGGAGAACGGCGTAAGTCCGGGCGATTTTACGGAGGATCAGGAAAAGAATCAGTCGAGCCTGAATTTTCTAAAGGAGTTCGCCTCCAAAATTTCCGGCATCCGCGTTCATCCGGGACATCAGAGTTTACCCGAAAAGTAAATTTTAGAAATTTAGAATATACGAAATCATTTTTACGGAGAATACAAATGAAAGAAATTGACCGTTCCAAACCGGTTTTAGTAACCGGAGGCGCCGGTTATATCGCGTCCTGGGTAATTCGTTATTTGCTCGAAGACGGAATTTCCGTGCGCGCCACCGTTCGGAATAAATCGGATTCCGCGAAGTTATCGCATCTTCTGAAACTTGCGGAACGTTTTCCGGGTAAGCTGGAGTTTTACGAAGCGGATCTTTTGAAGGAAGGATCCTTTTTGAACGCGATGACGGACAAGGGAGGAGTTGAATTGATCATTCACACCGCTTCTCCGTTTTTTATAGACGGGGTCAAAAACCCGCAGAAGGAGCTCGTTGAACCGGCAGTATTAGGAACTAAGAATATTCTAGAATCTGCAAATGCAAGTCCTTCCGTGAAACGAATCGTTCTGACATCCAGCGTCGCAGCCGTGATGGGGGATAATATCGACGCCGCGTCCCTTCCCAATCGAAGACTTTCGGAAGAACACTGGAATACGACGAGCGACCTCGGTCACCAACCGTATCCGTATTCCAAAACGCTTGCGGAAAAAGAGGCGTGGAAGATCGCAGATGCACAATCTCGATGGGATCTGATCACGATCAATCCTTCGTTCGTGATGGGACCTTCCGTTTCGGACAGAGCGGACGGAACAAGCGTAAACTTTATGCTTTCTATGATTAACGGTAAATTTGCGCCGGGCGTTCCCGATATGACGATCGGATTTGTTGATGTTCGCGACGTGGCTCGCGCTCATATCCTAGCGGGATTCACTCCTTCCGCAAAAGGTCGTCATATCGTTTCGAATACGACCTTGAAGTTTTTGGACGTCGCAAAAATAATCCGCGAAAAATACGGAAACCGATTCCCGACTCCGAAAAGCTCCCTGCCTAAGTTTGTGACGTATTTGATCGGTCCGTTTTTCGGGTTATCCTGGACGTATATATCGCGTAACGTGGGAATTCCTTTCGAGCTCGATCATTCGTATAGCAAAAAAGATTTAGGTCTGACGTATCGTCCGATTTCGGAAACGTTCGTGGAACATATCGAGCAGATCGTTTCCTCTAAGATGCTTTCAAAAAAGGGCGCTTAAAAATTCCAAAGAAGAAAATCCGTTTTGTGTTGAAGGTGAAATCCAAAACGGAATTAGGAACGATCGATTATCCGTTCTTTGTTTCTTCGAATTGCGATTTTCGAACGGATTAAATATAAGAACCTCTTCCAAAACTGGCACAGGTTCTTGCAGTTTGTCCTATTATCAAAGTATAATTATGTTTTGGACGCACCTTAAGAAAATTAGAATATTAGCAAGCGTCCCCACCCGACAAAAACATCGTTTGCAGTTGATTGTTCTTGATTCTTGCAAACTCGTTTATGTATCCGTCGTAGCCGTTGTGATGAAGAATCAAAATCGGAGTTCCGTTTTCATCCAGATCGAGAGCGTCGTTTAGATGATATTGACCTCCGTAAACCGCTTGATCCTTGCTCAAAACATCGAATTTTTCGAAGATCCTCTTTCCGACTTCCCCGTTGTTTAGCTCGTAGATCGCCGCGTAATAGGCTTTTTCTTCCGGTTCGACCCGAAGTGCGTAACGAATATAAATATATTCTTTTTCCGGCGATTTGATCGAATAGAAGTCTCCCCGTTTTACGAACTTCAGCTCCGCGACTTTCGGATATTTTTTCTTGAAGATTGCCGCCGCGGAGGAATCGAGTAATGCGCCGATTTTTTCAGAGGGCTCGTAACGATCTGATCGAACCTTATCGCCTATGTTGGAACCGAACATCGCATAAACGGAATTCTGATACGTATTCAGTTTTTTGAATGCAGCTAAGTTTCCGCGAACCACTCGGATTTCCTGGCAACCGGTGGTTTCTTTTTTTTCCGGCGAGAATTCTCCCGCTATGCTTGCACGTTCGTATGCGTTCGCCTTTTCTTTTTCCTGTATCGCTTTCTTTTCCAAATAATACGCCTCGGCGGAGAAGTCGCTTGCGGAAATCCACTGATTTTTAATGCGAATCGCTAACGATCGAAACCAAGATCCTTCCGCGCTTGTATAAACCGAACCGAAGAGTTTTGCATCGGAAAGTTCTTCCGGCGATTTTTTACTTAAAAATTCGGACGCAGCATATCCTTTTGCTCCGGACTTTGTAGAGATCTCCTGCCATTCCTCATATTGGGAATCTTCTTTGACGAAAACGATTTCTCCCTTTTCGAGTTGAAACAACACTTTTCCGTCTTTCGGTTTTTCTCTTACGTTCAATTTTCCTTCCGAAGTCAGAACATATCTCTGCAATTTTTTATCCTGAGCATGGTTGGATTCGGCAAGAACTGTGATCCACACAATCGATGCGATCGCGAAAAGTTTCGTTAAAGATTGAATGGAGATTTTTTTCATGAGCTACTTCTTCGGTTTGGGATTGGTGAGAGGGTAGGCTTTCTTTTGCTGATCGTTTTCCCATTCACCGATAAAAATGATGTTTCCGGTTTCCTCTTTCTTTCAATAAAAATTCAAAAGTTATATTTTGCGTATTTTATGGAAATATCCTATCTTAGTTTGGGAAATAAAAAAGCCCGATTGAAACGGGCTTTCCATAGAAATTAAGAATCAAAGCGATCCATTGAATGGAACGGTTCCGGCGCCTGAATTTGTAGTGTTAACTAGGATGGTGTAAGATCCGGCTTTGTTAAATCGAATTTGAACATTCGTTGTAATCGTCGACGAGCCGCTTAAATACGTATAATCCGTGCCTGTCATGGCCGTTGTGCTCACCGAAGTTAACGGATAAATTCCCTTATCAAGGAGAATAGAAAGGGTTCCCGAGCTTGCCGTAATCGTTTTTGACGGCAGTCAAGTTATTTCAAAATCTAATGTGATTACAGAAAAGAAGAACGAGTAAATCACAAACGAATCTATCGACTCTACTTGGAATTGGGATTAAAATACCGAATTAAACGAAAACGGAAGAAATTATCGTTACTCACGATTCCA of Leptospira sanjuanensis contains these proteins:
- a CDS encoding STAS domain-containing protein; the protein is MEITVQDDIHIIKIAGSILQSDSEELDRNLSEHNFDPSPKIIIDLTEVNHICSTALGIIVSYKKKFKSAEGDIIIVVNDEDLLQLFEITMLDKVFKVVPNIEDAFDEFKLNR
- a CDS encoding catalase family protein, giving the protein MGKKIGYITLGILFLLVLSYWAGQGPKVAIPKDTKPGAEFVFPGEEQTTADTLALLISSLKEKYPQGSEAKRDAHPFAHGCVKAKFTVASSVPEDLKFGIFNFPKTYSAWVRFSNGSITKKPDFEGDIRGMGIKLTGVDGPKLASDEKRTQDFLLINHPVLPVGAPDEYLALFKAAFAKKPMSYFFGGMPWNWKLSALKESISIRRKKIPDVLEIRYWSTTPYRLGKDSAAVKYSARPCETKELKVPENPAENYLRQTMVSHLKEKSACFEFMIQKQGDPISMPVEDPAVHWNESDSPFVPVAKIEIPVQEFATDQQDRFCENLSFNPWHSLEEHKPLGGINRVRKLAYESIAKYRHEQNAVKHVEPAE
- the creD gene encoding cell envelope integrity protein CreD; translated protein: MDVKTPLQQIFFWFRSSLTVRIIGIGILALLLLIPSFMVSNLIQEREQTRNAAEEEVTSKWGGYQVIGGPIVSVPFYDSIKNDRGESERILRYAHFLPEDLQITGTVKPEKRYRGIYIVPLYQAELKINGSFSALDRHSLPISNRDLLWSDAFLSLGISDVKGIREKISIQLGGDTKEMGPGTRTNDVFGSGVNVKHSWDPSRSKTFSLKLSFNGSKELYFLPMAKETKVNIDSPWQTPSFEGDFLPDFRDITSSGFKANWKVLELNRNYPQDFIGDSESGQVNGYRFGVRFLLPVDEYHKTIRSSKYSELFLLLTFITYFFIEVYKKVRLHFIQYLLLGFAVLLFYIMLLSLTEHIPFNVSYWIASSLILALVTLYSRAFFKGESVFLVAGGTVFAFYLFFFALLQLEDFALLVGTFGLFILLAIAMYFTRRIQELESDKDSQS
- a CDS encoding class I SAM-dependent methyltransferase; translation: MNDLNRKQFIKSFFYLVLSGFALDLLSKDKKEKSKVSVAKEYSDFKNTHLDSNFKSVYLDAKLRNEFFLFLQNVYHLYPESDFHNLIFELSRSKQNDREIYEAILKEIPQIKPFAGIVTYALPALKKQKLEISKEVVDLLGEGNKFNGYLEIGTTGRYVSNLKKKIQIDGDIFVLNDLEPKYSPEDLVERGQIAKAGKFVSLGDYDPIPEAAIAPESLDLVTNFIGFHHSPAKRLDGFIQSIAKILKPGGKLVLRDHDVNSKEMRSIVALAHDVYNAGLEISWEETSRQIRNFTSVSEIEQRVGEFGLKPLGKYILQKGDPTKNTLMAFVKSA
- a CDS encoding FAD-binding oxidoreductase; the encoded protein is MKKLILLLFVFVNSVFADPTIVNDVTQINPIPVSRVAAPKTLDEIRDLVKNHNGPISIGGGRFSMGGQIATENALFIDTREFDKILSFDAKTKLITVEPGITWRKLQEFIDPFGLSVQIKQTYSNFTIGGSLSVNAHGRYIGYGPMILSVRSIKVVLADGKLVNASPKENPEIFFAAVGGYGGIGVIAEVTLALTENKKVKRFVKKLPITEYKKFFFETVRNNAKAQFHNGDIYPPAYENVNAVTWEETEEPVTVEDKIVPVKESYWLENLIYFWLTELPYGKELRESVLDPLYYRKDRVVWRNYEASYDVQELEPPTRRISTYVLQEYFVPVEKFDEFYPLMRSILQKHNANVMNISIRHAKADSGSYLAWGRTEVFSFVIYYKQRVYESAKKEVGVWTRELIDAVTSVGGAYYLPYQLHATVSQFHKAYPNADRFFALKRKLDPSYKFRNKLWDKYYFHKEEDKKIRLELDSLKNYSRNEDQTFLTLPEWYIVFSSDEYANFLKHSPPSAFPYWGSVAQFWRIYGRVIVKTWNSYEFNWGYHLMINVIGISYSGELILKSLYENTIGRITERIAGTSGLTPDTNVESYMQKVAREYTDFVRLRPWYEYPFYSKFKEFWTIRDGEGTSVIRRWERRLFFSAELLAKATYGKLIAMGTESVYEPETFEVTAWVKENGRSAIRTIPRYEAFTRTVPQLVKKNVSFVEIAGNQQILLTLIVPIDANLRDKETILYEWKILTEPNLKRTAVIVPISRLHEILIKTESNGYKLDHIFDY
- a CDS encoding MBL fold metallo-hydrolase, coding for MRYILQFLCFLVFVSCAVTSRPSTMVTKGKPVSVNNFVPTPKGPIVFQKITAADWVVDRGGLINLKDPKAKAAGLKSEEEPIQIYFYVIDHPKFGRYVIDTGLSQVFRKDPKEWPVSWIVASVMNTSALKVKLTVDEWLKKESKKVEGIFLTHLHLDHIMGTSDFSSDVPIYVGPKEATAKKFINSLVQGSTDGLLGEKVSFSELDFAEAAKSNSSYPAIDFFGDQSLIIIHVEGHTKGSLAFLVQSSSGSHLILGDSCHTSWGWENGVSPGDFTEDQEKNQSSLNFLKEFASKISGIRVHPGHQSLPEK
- a CDS encoding SDR family oxidoreductase, which codes for MKEIDRSKPVLVTGGAGYIASWVIRYLLEDGISVRATVRNKSDSAKLSHLLKLAERFPGKLEFYEADLLKEGSFLNAMTDKGGVELIIHTASPFFIDGVKNPQKELVEPAVLGTKNILESANASPSVKRIVLTSSVAAVMGDNIDAASLPNRRLSEEHWNTTSDLGHQPYPYSKTLAEKEAWKIADAQSRWDLITINPSFVMGPSVSDRADGTSVNFMLSMINGKFAPGVPDMTIGFVDVRDVARAHILAGFTPSAKGRHIVSNTTLKFLDVAKIIREKYGNRFPTPKSSLPKFVTYLIGPFFGLSWTYISRNVGIPFELDHSYSKKDLGLTYRPISETFVEHIEQIVSSKMLSKKGA
- a CDS encoding SH3 domain-containing protein — its product is MKKISIQSLTKLFAIASIVWITVLAESNHAQDKKLQRYVLTSEGKLNVREKPKDGKVLFQLEKGEIVFVKEDSQYEEWQEISTKSGAKGYAASEFLSKKSPEELSDAKLFGSVYTSAEGSWFRSLAIRIKNQWISASDFSAEAYYLEKKAIQEKEKANAYERASIAGEFSPEKKETTGCQEIRVVRGNLAAFKKLNTYQNSVYAMFGSNIGDKVRSDRYEPSEKIGALLDSSAAAIFKKKYPKVAELKFVKRGDFYSIKSPEKEYIYIRYALRVEPEEKAYYAAIYELNNGEVGKRIFEKFDVLSKDQAVYGGQYHLNDALDLDENGTPILILHHNGYDGYINEFARIKNNQLQTMFLSGGDAC